The Cetobacterium sp. 8H DNA window TCACTAGCCTTCTTAATAACAGGCTTAAGAGGTAAAACTAATACTCTTTCCTCTAACTTCATTGGTCCGCCATAAACAATACCAATCTCTTTTCCTCTTATTGTATCAACAATTACTTTGTCACCTTTTTTATACTGGGTATCATCAATAATTTCAAAACTGTATCTCTTTTTTGTCGTTTCAAACATAACACCTAAAATATTATAAAGTTTATTTGGATCAGAAACCACTTCTTCTTGAATTTTTATTTCAGCAGTTTCATCTATATTTTTATCTATTTCTAAATTTCCTTGTGTCATCATTCCTCCCACGAAAATCTTAACTTCTATATTTTAAAGTATATCATATTTTTGTTTTTTTAAGAACTAAAACCCTTTAGTTTTATAAAGTTTATTTCAAATAACTCATCTGTTCAGCTACTACTTCTTCTAAATGATTTAAAGATTTAAAGTTAAGTTCAAACGTTATATGTTTTAAACTTGGCAATGCTTCTACTATTTTTTTTAAATCTCCCATATAGACAAGATGCGGATCTACATTTTTCATATGTTCCCACTCGATCATAAACTTATCTCTTCTGTCACCTTGTTCCCACTCTGAAATATTTTTTGAAAAATTTCTCTCTAAATATTTTTCAAATTTTATTCCATTCACATGAATTCCATATATTTCATTTTTCAACTCTTTTAATCCATCCAAACTATTTAAGATAAATTTGTCTGCACTCTGAAAACTGTCCACTGTTTTTTCTGTGCATATTATATGTGAGAGATCTAGTAATAAGCCTTTATTTTTATAATCCACTCCATCCAAAAACATTTTAGTTTCTTCATAATTTTTTAAAGTTAATCCTGGCCAAGGTAAATTTTCAAATAAAAGAAGTGGTCCATCTCCTTTAAACACTTCATTCAATATAACTAGGCACTCTTTTAAAACCTCTTCTGAATTATAATCAAATTCCATAGTAAATATATCTTTAGGTCGAACATGTGAGACATGAAAAACCATATATTTCACATTTAATTTTTTTGCTTGTTCAAATTGATTTTTAAAAGTTTCAATTAATATATTTTTATCAAAAGATCTATAATATGTAAGTATCCCTTCATCATTATAAAAATCTTCTCTCACTTTTTCTTTTTCCCCTCTCCAAAACTCTAACCAAGTTGGGTAATATAAAAGATGAACCCCTTCTATAGGGTAATCTTCATATTCTTCTAATGGAAGATGATCTCCAACTATAGTTTCTATCCCTGAAATCCCTACTTTTTTTAACCTTTTAAAACTTTCAAAAAAAATATTTTTCTCTCCCTCTTTAGGAACAAAACTAAAACTTATCATCTCTCCTCCAATAATTTTTGCATTTGTTCTAAGGCTAT harbors:
- a CDS encoding TIM barrel protein, producing MISFSFVPKEGEKNIFFESFKRLKKVGISGIETIVGDHLPLEEYEDYPIEGVHLLYYPTWLEFWRGEKEKVREDFYNDEGILTYYRSFDKNILIETFKNQFEQAKKLNVKYMVFHVSHVRPKDIFTMEFDYNSEEVLKECLVILNEVFKGDGPLLLFENLPWPGLTLKNYEETKMFLDGVDYKNKGLLLDLSHIICTEKTVDSFQSADKFILNSLDGLKELKNEIYGIHVNGIKFEKYLERNFSKNISEWEQGDRRDKFMIEWEHMKNVDPHLVYMGDLKKIVEALPSLKHITFELNFKSLNHLEEVVAEQMSYLK